GGCCCACCGCGCCACATAGAAACTCCGCCCGCCGCTTCAGGCATACTCGGACGCGATCCGGCCCGGCGTCGGAATCGTGCGTGGACTGGCAACTGAACGGAGAGAACGAGACGTGTGTGGTCTGCTCGGCCTGCTGACATCCGACGGAACGGCCGCCGATGTCGTCGAACCGGTGGCGGTGGCCTCGCACTGCATGCGGCATCGCGGACCCGACGAGCCCGGTACATGGCACGACGACGACATCGTGTTCGGGTTCAATCGCCTCTCGATCATCGACATCGAGCATTCGCATCAGCCGCTGCGCTGGGGCCCGCCCGAGAATCCCGACCGTTACGCGCTGGTGTTCAACGGCGAGATCTACAACTACCTCGAGATCCGCGCCGAGCTGGCGAAGGACGAGGGGGTGCTGTTCCGGACCGAGGGTGACAGCGAGGCGATCGTCGCAGCGTTCCACCACTGGGGCCCCGACGCGGTCAAACGGCTTCGCGGCATGTTCGCCTTCGCGATCTGGGACACCGAGAACCGCTCGCTCTTCCTCGCCCGCGACCCGTTCGGCATCAAGCCGCTGTTCGTGGCGTCGGGCCCCGGCGGGCTGATCTTCGGCAGCGAGAAGAAGAGCCTGCTCGAGCTGATCGAACGCGTCGGGCTGTCGACCGAGCTCGATCCCCGCGCGATCGAGCACTACACCGTGCTGCAGTACGTCCCGGAGCCCGAGACGATCCACGCGTCGATCCGGCGGCTCGAGTCGGGCTGCCACGCGACCGCCACGCCGGGCAGTCCCCTGTCGATCCGGCGGTACTTCACCCCGCAGTTCGGTGTTCGCCCGGTCACCGAGGCCACCCGGCAGAAGCGGTACGACGAGATCGCCGACGTCCTCGCCGATTCGGTCGCCAAGCACATGCGCGCCGACGTCACGGTCGGGTCGTTCCTGTCCGGCGGCATCGATTCGACGGCCATCGCGGCGCTCGCGATCCGGCACAACCCCGACCTCATCACCTTCACCACCGGCTTCGAGCGCGAGGGCTACTCGGAGGTCGACGTCGCCGCCGAGTCCGCGGAGGCGATCGGCGCTCGGCATGTCGTGAAGGTCGTCGGGCCGTCGGAGTTCATCGAGTCGATCCCGTCGATCGTCTGGTACCTCGACGATCCGGTCGCCGACCCGGCACTCGTCCCGCTGTACTTCGTGGCCGCCGAGGCGCGCAAGCGCGTCAAGGTGGTCCTGTCCGGCGAGGGCGCCGACGAGTTGTTCGGCGGCTACACGATCTACAAGGAACCGCTGTCCCTCGCCGCGTTCGACCGGCTGCCCCGTGCGCTGCGTCGTGCGGCGGGCAAGGTGTCCGAGCGGATTCCGGAGGGGACCCGCGGCAAGAGCCTGCTGCACCGCGGGTCGCTCACGCTTGAGGAGCGCTATTACGGCAACGCCCGCAGCTTCGACGACGCGCGGCTCCGCGCGGTGCTGCGCGACTACCGTCCCGAATGGACCCACACCGACGTGACCACCCCGATCTACGCGATGAGCCAGGGCTGGGACCCGGTGGCCCGGATGCAGCATCTCGACCTCTTCACGTGGCTACGCGGCGACATCCTGGTCAAGGCCGACAAGATCACCATGGCCAATTCGCTCGAGCTGCGGGTGCCGTTCCTCGACCCGGAGGTCTTCGCGATCGCCGAAGGTCTCCCCCACGACGAGAAGATCGCGCACGGCACAACAAAATACGCGTTGCGCAAGGCGCTGGAGCAGATCGTCCCGGCGCACGTTCTGCATCGCAAGAAGCTCGGCTTCCCGGTCCCCATCCGCCACTGGCTGGCCGGCACCGAGATGTTCGACTGGGCGCACGACACGATCATGCATTCGCAGACCGATCACATCTTCGCCAAGGACGCGGTTGTCGCGATGCTCAACGAGCACCGAGAAGGCGTGGTGGACAACAGCCGTCGACTCTGGACGGTCCTGATGTTCATGGTCTGGCACGGCATCTTCGTCGAGGGCACGATCGTTCCGGAGATCATCGACCACACCTATCCCGTGCGGGTCTGATTCCCCGACAACCGAAGCCGCCCACGAATCCGGGGCGGCTTCGGTGGCGACGGGATCAGTGCGCGAGCTTGAGACCGATGACCCCGCCGACGATCATCACCAGGAACAGCGCCTTGAGCAGCGAAACCGGTTCCTCACCGGTGGCCATC
The genomic region above belongs to Gordonia hongkongensis and contains:
- the asnB gene encoding asparagine synthase (glutamine-hydrolyzing), coding for MCGLLGLLTSDGTAADVVEPVAVASHCMRHRGPDEPGTWHDDDIVFGFNRLSIIDIEHSHQPLRWGPPENPDRYALVFNGEIYNYLEIRAELAKDEGVLFRTEGDSEAIVAAFHHWGPDAVKRLRGMFAFAIWDTENRSLFLARDPFGIKPLFVASGPGGLIFGSEKKSLLELIERVGLSTELDPRAIEHYTVLQYVPEPETIHASIRRLESGCHATATPGSPLSIRRYFTPQFGVRPVTEATRQKRYDEIADVLADSVAKHMRADVTVGSFLSGGIDSTAIAALAIRHNPDLITFTTGFEREGYSEVDVAAESAEAIGARHVVKVVGPSEFIESIPSIVWYLDDPVADPALVPLYFVAAEARKRVKVVLSGEGADELFGGYTIYKEPLSLAAFDRLPRALRRAAGKVSERIPEGTRGKSLLHRGSLTLEERYYGNARSFDDARLRAVLRDYRPEWTHTDVTTPIYAMSQGWDPVARMQHLDLFTWLRGDILVKADKITMANSLELRVPFLDPEVFAIAEGLPHDEKIAHGTTKYALRKALEQIVPAHVLHRKKLGFPVPIRHWLAGTEMFDWAHDTIMHSQTDHIFAKDAVVAMLNEHREGVVDNSRRLWTVLMFMVWHGIFVEGTIVPEIIDHTYPVRV